Proteins encoded by one window of Vibrio rumoiensis:
- a CDS encoding PQQ-dependent sugar dehydrogenase produces MRSLISQCTRYSSLLLFSSIATFTSVTSAQETIESPQSYTTKVVADNLGVLWGIDWVDTNQLLMTERSGHVYLLDLTTKQKSEISGLPDIKVSGQGGLLDVARYTDANKQTWFYFTYVKPLQDGNSATSLARAQLDIENKALTQWQDLLITDSADDSSKHFGSRITFDESGHVFFGVGDRGNRDNGQNMDNQAAAILRLNIDGSVPQDNPFFKTKQGNQAIWSYGHRNPQGLVYDSNRKILWEVEHGPRGGDEINMIKPGLNYGWAKTSHGKEYWGPLDVGDAKTLPDVEAPIMVYIPSIAPSSAVIYHGNAFPQWQGNLLIGALAKTHINMVSFTPDNQINEETRLVEDLKERVRDITISKQGLVYFSTDSGKLYQLAPKK; encoded by the coding sequence ATGCGATCTTTGATATCTCAGTGCACACGTTATTCTTCACTATTACTATTCAGCTCAATTGCCACTTTTACATCAGTAACAAGTGCTCAAGAAACCATTGAAAGTCCGCAAAGCTACACGACAAAGGTAGTGGCAGATAATTTAGGGGTTCTCTGGGGAATAGATTGGGTAGATACAAATCAACTATTGATGACCGAACGCAGTGGCCATGTTTACCTACTCGATCTCACTACCAAGCAAAAATCTGAAATATCTGGCCTACCTGACATCAAAGTGTCTGGTCAAGGTGGTTTGTTAGATGTCGCTCGTTATACCGATGCAAATAAACAAACTTGGTTTTACTTCACTTACGTGAAACCGCTGCAAGATGGTAATTCTGCAACCTCACTCGCTCGAGCTCAACTCGATATCGAGAATAAAGCCTTAACACAATGGCAAGATTTGCTAATAACGGATTCAGCCGATGACAGTAGCAAACACTTTGGTAGTCGCATCACCTTTGATGAATCAGGTCATGTCTTCTTTGGTGTGGGTGACCGCGGCAATCGTGATAATGGCCAAAACATGGATAACCAAGCCGCGGCTATTTTGCGCTTAAACATCGATGGTTCGGTACCTCAAGACAACCCATTTTTTAAAACAAAGCAAGGCAACCAAGCGATATGGAGTTACGGGCATCGTAACCCTCAAGGTTTGGTTTATGATTCAAACCGAAAAATATTGTGGGAAGTCGAGCATGGCCCGCGTGGCGGCGATGAAATTAACATGATCAAACCCGGGCTCAATTATGGCTGGGCGAAAACGTCACACGGTAAAGAATACTGGGGACCATTAGATGTCGGTGACGCTAAAACACTGCCAGATGTCGAAGCCCCAATTATGGTTTATATTCCTTCTATCGCGCCAAGCTCCGCGGTGATTTACCACGGCAATGCTTTCCCACAATGGCAAGGGAATTTACTCATTGGTGCTCTCGCCAAAACCCATATCAATATGGTGTCATTCACTCCAGATAACCAAATCAACGAAGAAACTCGCTTAGTCGAAGATTTGAAAGAAAGGGTTCGAGATATCACTATCAGTAAACAAGGTTTGGTTTACTTCTCAACGGATTCTGGGAAGTTGTATCAACTTGCACCTAAAAAATAG
- a CDS encoding SIMPL domain-containing protein — MTDSRTNHKETSSLLVPALLLGFFICIGLGILGYQLGSAAIEYKQYERSVTVKGLAEKEVTADVVIWPIQFTVASNDLSGLYNDVDRNTEKIKAFLLLKGVSPEAISFSAPAIVDKSAQQWGDNSRAEFRYSANQTVTVYSQKIDIVRNVMSEMSELGKQGIVFSGDSYASQPEYIFTGLNDIKPAMIEEATKNARVVAEKFAKDSDSQLGKIKRASQGQFTISARDKNTPYIKKIRVVSTVQYYLSD, encoded by the coding sequence ATGACAGATTCACGTACCAATCATAAAGAGACATCAAGCTTACTTGTCCCTGCATTATTGCTTGGATTTTTTATCTGTATCGGTTTAGGTATTTTGGGTTATCAACTGGGTTCTGCTGCAATTGAATATAAACAGTATGAGCGTAGTGTGACGGTGAAAGGGCTGGCAGAGAAAGAAGTGACCGCGGATGTTGTGATATGGCCAATTCAATTCACGGTAGCCAGCAACGATTTATCGGGTTTATATAATGATGTTGATAGAAATACCGAAAAGATTAAAGCGTTCTTATTATTAAAAGGTGTTTCTCCTGAAGCGATCAGTTTTAGCGCGCCTGCTATTGTGGATAAGTCAGCCCAGCAATGGGGAGATAATTCTCGTGCTGAATTTCGTTATTCTGCCAATCAAACCGTAACAGTGTATTCACAAAAAATTGATATCGTGCGTAATGTCATGAGCGAAATGTCCGAACTGGGCAAACAAGGTATTGTGTTCAGTGGTGACAGTTATGCATCTCAACCTGAATATATCTTTACTGGACTCAACGATATTAAGCCTGCAATGATTGAAGAGGCGACCAAAAATGCCCGCGTCGTAGCTGAAAAGTTTGCCAAAGATTCCGACAGCCAGCTTGGTAAGATAAAACGAGCATCGCAAGGCCAATTTACCATTTCAGCAAGAGATAAAAATACCCCTTATATTAAAAAGATACGGGTCGTTTCTACCGTGCAATATTATTTATCAGATTAA
- a CDS encoding SanA/YdcF family protein, which translates to MIISQDRLQLALKWLTRSLTALAIILVLFISGIVLIDRLISWQTQSSIYHDIADVPKYDIGLVLGTSKYIGHTLNTYYSHRIEAAIELHRQGKVNTFLLSGDNAHRSYNEPWTMKRDLLKAGIKEENIHLDYAGFRTLDSIVRAKEIFLADHFLIITQDFHCERALYIARYNHINAQCLAVPGPVETSGLSIRIREVFARTKAFLDLYILNSQPKFLGPIKPIWQARQEESSNQELN; encoded by the coding sequence ATGATTATAAGCCAAGACCGACTTCAATTAGCTCTAAAATGGCTCACCCGTAGCTTAACGGCTTTGGCGATCATATTAGTATTGTTTATCAGCGGAATAGTACTCATCGACAGGTTGATTAGCTGGCAAACCCAAAGCTCTATTTACCATGATATTGCTGATGTTCCTAAATACGATATTGGCTTAGTACTTGGCACTAGCAAATATATTGGCCATACCCTAAATACTTATTACTCACATCGAATTGAAGCAGCGATTGAGCTGCATCGACAAGGAAAAGTAAACACTTTTTTACTAAGTGGCGATAACGCGCACCGCTCTTATAACGAGCCTTGGACCATGAAGCGAGACTTGCTAAAAGCCGGCATAAAAGAAGAAAACATCCACCTTGACTACGCAGGATTCCGAACACTTGATTCGATTGTTCGAGCAAAAGAAATTTTTCTCGCCGACCATTTTTTAATCATCACCCAAGACTTTCACTGTGAACGTGCGCTCTACATTGCCCGATACAACCATATCAATGCTCAATGTTTAGCCGTACCGGGGCCAGTTGAAACCTCAGGATTATCTATTCGAATCCGTGAAGTATTTGCAAGAACCAAAGCTTTTTTAGATCTCTATATTTTAAACTCTCAGCCAAAGTTTTTAGGTCCAATCAAACCTATTTGGCAAGCACGCCAAGAAGAGTCTTCTAACCAAGAACTAAACTAG
- a CDS encoding NUDIX domain-containing protein encodes MSEIKTLHSEVVYQNKWMTVREDQIERASGAKGIYGVVEKPDFVIILPIEADYVHLVEQYRYAVGERLLEFPQGAWESNPDADPVVLAAGELKEETGLLAGNMTYVGFQYLAYGYSNQGYHIYLATDLTQAERNLDPEEEGLITKKMPIAEFEQRIISGEIKDASTVNAYGLAKLKGLI; translated from the coding sequence ATGAGCGAAATAAAAACACTGCATTCTGAAGTGGTTTATCAAAATAAGTGGATGACAGTACGTGAAGATCAAATTGAACGTGCCAGCGGAGCAAAAGGCATTTATGGGGTGGTGGAAAAACCAGATTTTGTCATTATTCTTCCTATTGAAGCTGATTATGTACACTTGGTTGAGCAATATCGCTATGCGGTTGGAGAGCGCTTATTAGAGTTTCCGCAAGGCGCTTGGGAGAGTAACCCAGATGCGGACCCTGTGGTATTGGCCGCCGGTGAACTAAAAGAAGAAACAGGCTTGCTCGCAGGCAATATGACTTATGTCGGCTTTCAATACCTTGCATACGGCTATTCCAATCAAGGCTATCATATTTATTTGGCGACCGATCTAACACAAGCAGAAAGAAACCTCGATCCAGAGGAAGAAGGGTTGATCACCAAAAAAATGCCGATTGCTGAATTTGAACAGCGTATTATTTCAGGTGAAATTAAAGATGCTTCAACCGTTAATGCTTATGGTTTAGCTAAGTTGAAAGGGCTGATTTAG
- a CDS encoding GFA family protein, with amino-acid sequence MIKTIGTTEILLKHRAVCHCGTVELELTLPNGIEKPRRCDCSFCRRRGAIVGSVLLDNLKVIKGHEALRLYQFNTGTAKHYFCSVCGIYTHHQRRSDPKEYGFNLGCLEGVNPFDLGDVPTSDGVNHPADRK; translated from the coding sequence ATGATTAAGACGATTGGAACAACGGAAATTTTACTCAAGCATAGGGCGGTTTGCCATTGTGGTACCGTCGAATTGGAATTAACTTTACCTAATGGTATTGAAAAGCCACGTCGTTGTGATTGTTCTTTTTGCCGTCGTCGAGGGGCGATTGTTGGTTCGGTATTATTGGATAATCTGAAAGTCATCAAGGGGCATGAAGCTCTGCGTTTGTATCAGTTCAATACCGGAACCGCGAAGCATTACTTTTGTTCTGTGTGTGGAATTTATACGCATCATCAGCGTCGTTCAGATCCTAAAGAATATGGTTTTAATTTAGGATGTCTAGAAGGTGTCAATCCATTTGATTTGGGCGATGTGCCGACCAGTGATGGCGTTAATCACCCTGCTGATCGTAAATAA
- a CDS encoding tRNA (adenine(22)-N(1))-methyltransferase, whose protein sequence is MVKLSKRLQHIESIIPNHYQHIWDCCCDHGFLGAALLQRQAAPFIHFVDIVPELTSLVQTRLEQFFAHSASQWQVYCQDVKTLPLDKSAGKQLVIIAGVGGDLMIEIIRTLHQQYSHLAIDYLLCPVYQQFNLRQTLVELNMSLKQEHLIEDKGRFYEILYVSHKAPQCSQETIHPIGEQIWQHTDAAQADINKRYLKRTLTHYTRMQQSDPTQAQQPIKWYSHIQHQLNL, encoded by the coding sequence ATGGTGAAGTTAAGTAAACGCCTACAACATATTGAATCAATAATCCCAAATCACTACCAACATATTTGGGATTGTTGTTGTGACCATGGTTTTTTAGGTGCCGCATTACTACAACGCCAAGCCGCCCCATTTATTCACTTTGTCGATATCGTTCCTGAGTTAACCTCATTAGTGCAAACTCGCTTAGAGCAATTTTTTGCTCACTCTGCCTCTCAGTGGCAGGTCTATTGCCAAGATGTCAAAACCTTACCTCTAGATAAATCAGCAGGGAAACAATTAGTTATCATAGCAGGCGTTGGCGGCGATTTAATGATAGAGATCATTCGCACCTTACATCAGCAATATTCTCACCTAGCAATTGACTACCTACTCTGCCCGGTTTATCAGCAATTTAACTTACGACAGACCTTGGTCGAACTGAATATGAGTTTGAAACAAGAGCACCTAATTGAAGATAAAGGGCGTTTTTATGAGATTCTGTATGTCTCACACAAGGCCCCTCAATGTTCACAAGAGACTATTCACCCAATTGGTGAGCAAATTTGGCAACATACTGACGCCGCACAAGCCGATATCAATAAGCGCTATCTAAAAAGAACCCTAACCCACTACACTCGTATGCAGCAAAGTGATCCAACACAAGCACAACAACCTATAAAGTGGTATTCGCATATACAGCATCAATTGAATCTGTGA
- a CDS encoding NAD-dependent malic enzyme, which produces MNNDKRPLYITYAGPVLMATPLLNKGSGFTFEERKEFNLEGLLPEATETIQEQVERAYRQYQAFESDMDKHIYLRNIQDTNETLFYRLVQNHISEMMPIIYTPTVGAACENFSNIYRRGRGLFISYPNRDRIDDLVNNATSQNVKVIVVTDGERILGLGDQGIGGMGIPIGKLSLYTACGGISPAYTLPIVLDVGTNNPQRLADPMYMGWRHPRITGAEYDKFVDDFMQAIKRRWPDALIQFEDFAQKNAMPLLERYKDKVCCFNDDIQGTAAVTVGSLIAACHAAGSKLSEQRVTFVGAGSAGCGIAEAIIAQMVSEGLTDEQARSQVYMVDRWGLLQQGMKNLLDFQQRLVQKNKHLKDWKGEEQGYSLLDVMHNAKPTVLIGVSGVPGLFSQEVIETMHAHCERPIIFPLSNPTSRVEGTPQDIFQWTNGKALIATGSPFAPVKYEGKDYPIAQCNNSYIFPGIGLGVLAVSASRVTDEMLMESSRALATCSPLALKGKGALLPPLEEIHLVSKKIAFAVAKKAIEQGVALSITDDAIESAIENGFWQPEYRRYKRTAF; this is translated from the coding sequence ATGAATAACGATAAACGTCCCCTATATATTACCTACGCTGGCCCAGTATTAATGGCTACCCCGCTTCTTAACAAAGGTAGCGGTTTTACCTTTGAAGAAAGAAAAGAATTCAATCTTGAGGGTCTATTACCAGAAGCAACAGAGACCATTCAAGAACAAGTAGAACGTGCATATCGACAATATCAAGCCTTCGAAAGTGATATGGATAAGCATATTTATCTACGTAATATTCAAGACACTAACGAAACACTTTTCTACCGCTTAGTTCAGAATCACATTTCTGAAATGATGCCTATTATCTACACTCCGACTGTAGGTGCGGCATGTGAAAACTTTTCAAACATTTATCGTCGTGGTCGTGGTCTCTTTATCTCTTATCCAAACCGTGATCGTATCGATGACTTAGTTAACAATGCCACCAGCCAAAATGTGAAAGTCATCGTGGTCACTGATGGTGAGCGCATTTTAGGTCTTGGCGACCAAGGGATTGGCGGCATGGGTATCCCTATCGGTAAGCTCTCGCTTTATACCGCTTGTGGTGGGATCAGCCCAGCCTATACCTTACCTATCGTACTTGATGTGGGTACCAACAATCCGCAACGTTTAGCGGACCCTATGTACATGGGTTGGCGTCATCCGCGTATTACTGGCGCTGAATATGACAAATTTGTCGATGACTTTATGCAAGCAATCAAGCGTCGTTGGCCAGATGCACTGATTCAATTTGAAGACTTTGCGCAGAAAAATGCCATGCCTTTACTTGAGCGTTACAAAGACAAAGTGTGCTGCTTTAACGATGATATTCAAGGCACCGCAGCGGTAACCGTTGGCTCGCTAATTGCGGCTTGTCATGCAGCAGGTAGTAAACTGTCTGAACAGCGTGTGACTTTTGTTGGTGCAGGTTCGGCAGGTTGTGGTATTGCTGAAGCCATCATTGCTCAAATGGTCTCTGAAGGCTTAACGGATGAACAAGCTCGCTCTCAGGTGTATATGGTTGACCGTTGGGGCTTATTGCAACAAGGCATGAAGAACCTGCTTGATTTCCAACAGCGATTGGTACAAAAAAACAAACATTTAAAAGATTGGAAAGGTGAAGAACAAGGCTATTCATTACTTGATGTGATGCATAACGCTAAACCAACCGTGCTCATTGGTGTATCTGGTGTTCCGGGGCTATTTAGCCAAGAAGTGATTGAAACCATGCATGCGCATTGTGAACGCCCTATTATCTTCCCGCTATCTAACCCAACCAGTCGAGTTGAAGGTACGCCGCAAGACATTTTCCAATGGACAAACGGTAAGGCCTTGATCGCAACCGGTAGCCCATTCGCTCCAGTCAAATATGAAGGAAAAGATTACCCAATTGCACAATGCAACAATAGTTATATTTTCCCAGGTATTGGCTTAGGCGTACTTGCAGTTTCTGCTTCACGCGTGACTGATGAAATGTTAATGGAATCAAGCCGTGCTTTAGCAACCTGCTCACCATTAGCCCTAAAAGGTAAAGGCGCATTACTTCCACCTTTAGAAGAAATTCATCTTGTCTCCAAGAAAATTGCCTTTGCGGTGGCGAAAAAAGCCATTGAACAAGGTGTCGCACTTTCAATTACTGATGATGCCATTGAATCTGCAATTGAAAACGGGTTTTGGCAGCCGGAGTATCGTCGTTATAAACGTACCGCATTCTAA
- a CDS encoding DUF2797 domain-containing protein: MSLNITGTLSKLSAHLEPQSANQVQYQLPIGEDKVALNPYIGQTITLTHTGNIFCSSCGKKTKKSYSQGHCFVCMKKLASCDMCIMKPETCHYDQGTCREPQWGEENCMVDHYVYLSNTSSLKVGITRHTQIPTRWIDQGATQGLPIFKVKTRHISGLIEVELAKHIADKTNWRTLLKENGEDIALEERFAELLPLIQPTLDLVKQQFGDDAVEVLSSDITPIDYPVEQHPVKIVSHNFDKNPVVTGQLQGIKGQYLILDTGVINIRKFTSYEVTFSD, translated from the coding sequence ATGTCACTAAATATCACTGGAACTTTATCGAAACTCAGCGCTCACTTAGAGCCTCAATCCGCTAATCAAGTCCAATATCAATTACCTATCGGTGAAGATAAAGTCGCGCTGAACCCTTATATCGGGCAAACCATTACACTGACTCATACTGGCAATATTTTTTGCTCATCTTGCGGAAAGAAAACCAAGAAAAGCTACTCACAAGGCCATTGCTTTGTTTGTATGAAAAAGTTGGCGAGTTGTGACATGTGTATTATGAAACCAGAAACCTGCCATTACGATCAAGGTACTTGCCGTGAGCCTCAATGGGGCGAAGAAAATTGCATGGTCGATCACTATGTTTATTTATCGAACACTTCAAGTTTGAAAGTCGGCATTACTCGCCACACCCAAATTCCCACCCGTTGGATTGACCAAGGTGCGACTCAAGGCTTGCCGATTTTTAAAGTAAAAACTCGTCATATTTCAGGGCTAATCGAAGTTGAACTAGCTAAGCATATTGCCGATAAAACCAACTGGCGCACACTGCTAAAAGAAAATGGCGAAGATATTGCTTTAGAAGAGAGATTTGCTGAACTGCTACCTCTGATCCAACCGACACTTGATCTCGTTAAGCAACAGTTTGGTGATGATGCGGTAGAAGTTTTGTCTTCCGACATTACCCCTATTGACTACCCAGTAGAACAACACCCGGTCAAAATAGTCTCGCATAACTTTGATAAAAACCCTGTTGTGACGGGCCAATTACAAGGTATTAAAGGACAATATCTAATTTTAGATACCGGGGTGATTAACATCCGGAAATTTACTTCGTATGAAGTGACGTTTAGTGATTAA
- a CDS encoding GGDEF domain-containing protein — MLNKLYIKAVLVIIVLNILLSVLYYLFGHEKTLEVTPQFYPYKVASDTVVGGSSQASLSIVGEKATMSCRLAKSDYLWPYCEMTISLADDIKHGVDLSGYDRVFLDIDYKGVQEDTARVRVNFRNFEPKIFNPEDDNTLKYNGIEYHPGFEKGGREIGYDKFQVLTWWLFDYNIPIEESGVKLDNVSMIQVATDSGSVIGDHIITVNKIIFKGDYLSPRAFAFSLLSIWFVAAFAFLFYELFQSRKRVKKMEVHTSHLNQLNKALESKYTEAAQSATKDELTGACNRRSIRDWLDNIARRVRWGTSKLSIIYVDLDHFKAVNDTFGHNVGDQVLREFVDLVYGQLRDGDRLVRWGGEEFIIFCPNANLEGAEMVAERIRSMVEVYQWPEVGTLTCSFGVTEMVAGESVTEMTARADEALYHAKNNGRNRVETLEKFV, encoded by the coding sequence ATGCTTAACAAGCTATACATCAAAGCCGTACTTGTGATTATTGTGCTTAATATTTTGCTCTCAGTACTTTATTACTTATTTGGACATGAGAAAACGCTTGAAGTAACGCCTCAGTTTTACCCATATAAAGTGGCTTCTGACACCGTTGTTGGTGGCAGTAGTCAGGCAAGTCTCAGCATCGTTGGTGAAAAAGCGACGATGTCATGCCGTTTAGCAAAAAGTGATTATTTGTGGCCATATTGTGAAATGACGATTAGCTTAGCCGATGATATTAAGCATGGCGTCGATTTGTCTGGTTATGATCGTGTTTTTTTAGATATTGATTATAAAGGTGTGCAAGAAGATACGGCGAGAGTTAGAGTGAATTTTCGAAATTTTGAGCCTAAAATATTTAATCCTGAAGATGACAATACGTTGAAATATAACGGTATTGAATATCACCCTGGTTTTGAAAAAGGGGGGAGAGAGATTGGTTATGATAAGTTTCAAGTGCTGACTTGGTGGTTGTTTGATTACAATATTCCAATAGAGGAATCAGGGGTGAAACTTGATAATGTGTCCATGATTCAAGTGGCGACAGACTCTGGCTCTGTGATTGGCGATCATATCATCACAGTAAATAAAATTATTTTTAAAGGTGATTACTTAAGCCCGCGTGCCTTTGCGTTCAGTTTATTATCCATCTGGTTTGTTGCCGCCTTTGCTTTTTTATTCTACGAGTTATTTCAATCGAGAAAACGAGTGAAAAAAATGGAAGTACATACTTCTCATCTTAATCAACTGAATAAAGCATTAGAAAGTAAATATACAGAGGCTGCTCAAAGTGCAACCAAAGACGAACTAACCGGGGCTTGCAACCGCCGTTCTATTCGCGATTGGTTAGACAACATCGCTCGAAGAGTTCGCTGGGGAACGTCAAAGCTATCAATCATTTATGTTGATTTAGATCACTTTAAAGCGGTGAACGATACTTTTGGGCATAATGTGGGAGACCAAGTTTTACGGGAGTTTGTTGATCTGGTTTATGGGCAGTTACGAGATGGTGATCGTTTGGTCAGATGGGGTGGAGAAGAGTTTATAATCTTTTGCCCTAACGCCAACCTTGAAGGTGCCGAGATGGTTGCAGAGCGTATTCGTTCGATGGTTGAAGTTTATCAATGGCCGGAAGTAGGAACGTTAACTTGTAGTTTTGGTGTAACCGAAATGGTGGCAGGTGAAAGTGTAACTGAAATGACCGCAAGAGCCGATGAAGCGTTATACCATGCGAAGAATAATGGGCGTAACCGTGTTGAAACGCTAGAAAAGTTCGTGTAA